One window of the Emticicia oligotrophica DSM 17448 genome contains the following:
- a CDS encoding DUF4134 domain-containing protein → MTNKQIRLFKVIAIALSPYGVIAQATAGIQKATTEIRAFFQPLTLLMYAIAAVIGVYGAIRVFNKWQAGDQDTQKALVQWLGAFIFVMVAASVIQSFVG, encoded by the coding sequence ATGACAAACAAACAAATACGATTGTTTAAAGTTATAGCAATCGCTCTATCTCCTTACGGGGTTATTGCACAAGCTACTGCAGGAATACAAAAAGCAACAACTGAAATTAGAGCATTTTTTCAACCTCTTACTTTATTGATGTATGCCATTGCAGCCGTAATTGGTGTTTATGGGGCAATTCGAGTGTTTAATAAATGGCAAGCGGGCGACCAAGACACTCAAAAAGCATTGGTGCAATGGCTGGGAGCATTTATTTTTGTAATGGTAGCGGCCTCGGTTATTCAATCATTTGTAGGCTGA
- a CDS encoding DUF4134 family protein has product MAELISIFFAVKRIIQAITMIIAIVVGFRIYRKWNGGEDIEESIYYWFFGLISTTIAVELVARLFKL; this is encoded by the coding sequence ATGGCAGAGCTAATTTCTATCTTTTTTGCAGTCAAACGCATCATTCAAGCCATAACCATGATTATTGCAATCGTGGTTGGTTTTAGAATATATCGAAAATGGAATGGGGGAGAAGACATCGAAGAAAGTATTTATTATTGGTTCTTTGGGTTGATAAGTACAACCATCGCTGTTGAATTAGTTGCAAGACTTTTTAAGCTATGA
- a CDS encoding DUF4134 family protein, which translates to MLCNRLILQISGPLNNLGNSLLVDAKTAKMIAIMLGAAYGVWGLYKIYIAWNNGDNDVYQKLIRWLFSLLFLETIMFLIISSILN; encoded by the coding sequence ATGCTTTGCAATAGACTAATTTTACAGATTTCTGGGCCATTAAATAATTTAGGAAATAGTCTTTTGGTTGATGCTAAAACAGCCAAAATGATAGCGATTATGCTCGGTGCGGCGTATGGAGTGTGGGGATTATATAAAATCTACATTGCATGGAACAATGGTGATAATGACGTATATCAAAAGTTAATCCGTTGGTTATTCTCATTGTTATTTTTAGAAACCATCATGTTTTTGATAATCAGTTCAATACTGAATTAA
- a CDS encoding DUF4134 family protein, protein MNLFLQGIVSPYLKEYTDIGLAKSIVQMVMALSAIMGLYFAYRVFQKFQNGEDDASQKLWLWLTGFLILLVGLVFLSQTLLKNDNALQ, encoded by the coding sequence ATGAATCTATTTTTACAAGGAATAGTTAGCCCATATTTGAAAGAATATACTGATATAGGATTAGCAAAATCAATTGTTCAAATGGTAATGGCTCTTTCGGCAATAATGGGTCTGTATTTTGCTTATCGGGTATTTCAAAAATTTCAAAATGGTGAAGATGATGCTTCACAAAAACTATGGTTATGGCTAACAGGATTTCTAATCTTGCTCGTTGGTTTGGTATTTCTTTCACAAACACTTTTGAAAAACGATAATGCTTTGCAATAG